Proteins from a genomic interval of Oceanispirochaeta crateris:
- a CDS encoding site-2 protease family protein: MIFELSIQEIVFLVPILLLSLSVHEFAHGWVSSLLGDKTPRMEGRLTLNPLRHLDLWGTLMLLTVGFGWAKPVHINIDSYKKKYQGLVMTSLAGPLSNLLIAIVFTFFLRIIIMTESLAFLQVGAVITVIQYVLIINVLLFVFNLIPIPPLDGSRVITAIFNKKQNFIMNYNRLGVYLLLGILLINRVMDVEILPIGRLMGGILTLMIKLIIPDIAG; encoded by the coding sequence ATGATTTTCGAGCTGTCCATACAGGAGATTGTTTTCCTGGTACCCATATTGCTATTAAGCCTGTCGGTTCATGAGTTTGCCCATGGATGGGTCTCTTCCCTTTTGGGAGATAAGACTCCCCGAATGGAAGGACGCTTGACGCTCAATCCTCTGCGGCATCTGGATCTTTGGGGGACGCTGATGCTTCTGACTGTTGGTTTTGGATGGGCGAAGCCTGTTCATATCAATATTGACAGTTACAAGAAAAAATATCAGGGTCTGGTGATGACTTCTCTGGCAGGTCCTCTCTCTAATCTGCTGATTGCCATCGTTTTTACCTTTTTTCTCAGAATCATCATTATGACAGAATCTTTGGCATTTTTGCAGGTTGGAGCCGTGATTACGGTCATCCAATATGTGCTGATAATCAATGTTCTCTTGTTTGTATTTAATTTGATTCCAATTCCGCCTCTGGACGGGTCCAGAGTGATCACGGCCATTTTCAATAAAAAGCAGAATTTCATAATGAATTATAATCGTTTGGGAGTCTATCTCCTTCTGGGTATTTTATTGATCAACCGTGTGATGGATGTGGAAATTCTTCCCATCGGTCGCTTGATGGGCGGCATACTTACTCTGATGATCAAGCTCATTATTCCCGATATAGCCGGATAG
- a CDS encoding BON domain-containing protein yields the protein MASKMDTLKNKIMDAIKADASNIVTTGMLVSVVKKGSFFASTMEVQLSGRVDLKGDVEKIGKIATEVAGGTPVVNSLRFKA from the coding sequence ATGGCTTCAAAAATGGATACGCTCAAGAATAAAATCATGGATGCTATTAAGGCTGATGCCTCAAATATCGTTACGACGGGTATGTTGGTCAGTGTCGTCAAGAAAGGGAGTTTTTTCGCATCGACCATGGAAGTTCAGCTTTCCGGACGAGTCGATCTCAAGGGAGATGTTGAGAAAATTGGAAAGATTGCCACTGAGGTAGCAGGAGGTACTCCTGTTGTAAATTCTCTTCGTTTCAAAGCTTAA